The genomic stretch CTCTGTCACTTTGTGAACCTAAGCATTTGTAGACATCAAGCAATATTTTTCTTAGCCTCCCGAAGTTGAGCTTCATCATCAAAATACATTCTGAAGCTGCTATCCACAAACTCCAGGCAAAAGTTCCAGGtaatacacatgcacacacacacacacacacacacacacacacaaatttgtattcatgtctttgtggggaccctccattcaatTCTAAGGGAAAAACCTTTTTCCCAaggacaaccttaacccctccccaaaactaaccttaaccacaggaatcaagcaaaatacaagactttcggcttttgtagttttttttaattgccgtcacagatttttataaaattgagttccCCCTTATGAGGACTGAGAAGATCCTCATCcccacaaaataaaataaaaggttttTATCACGATGTGGGGACATTTCGTAGGGacatgtaatatatacatgaccgacacacacaaacacacacacacacacacacacacaaattacatATCTATTTCTGGCAACGTTTAACAttgactgcaccttcataaatGTATACATTacgcattcatagaacattcagtgcaccctcataatacatttataacgcattaatatacattaaaaacaaacattgtaTGACAATAACCAACTGCGTAATGTTAATTAAGGTATACTACAGTTGTCAAAGTATTTTACAacgttaaggtatacttacgtGCTGCTTATGTATGTcctatgaatgttttatgaaggtgcactgaatgttctacgaatgtattatgaaggcaTTATGGAAGTGAAAGGTATGTAAAGTGTTAGCTTATATcttaattcatttcaatggaCATGACACTATTCCCAAGTATGGCAATCTTAACTCCTACTCAGCCCTAATTTTAACCGTAAGTATTCAAACAAAATACCAGGCTTCTTTTAggtttttgactgcattcacaggtTTTGAAAAAACTCCCCgagacatcccccccccccacacacacacacacatacatacacaggaATCCACAGCATTATAAGTGTTTATAAGTGAGTTATAATCATGTTATGGTATTTAGGTATACAGCAATTCCTTGCACCAAATTTGTGATTTTTCTAGCATGACACATACAGCAGCTGGGTTGTATTTGTACTACTTACTAATAATctgacagagagacacagtCTAATGCTATCTGTTCAAAGATGTAGCTCCATTTTTGAGGCTGGCAGAAAACACGCGTACAGCTGTTTGAGAACACATTCACGGGCTAAAGTAGAATAATAAATTCTATGTTTAGTAATTAAACACAGAATCCCATTAACCCAATCACTGACCTCATTTCAACCCATATTAATTATGAACTGTGAACCAAAGAATGCTTGCAAGCCATACGTCTACCAAAGTAACAAGTACTGCAAACCTAGTAATACAAACTAAACTCATTAAGCTCAATGTTGCATGTGAACACATAATATATTATGTTATCAGTATCCTCTGTCAGCACTCATGATACCAGAACACATGGCCTATGTACTGGACTACATAACAGATTCTCCTTTTTTCCACCAGAAAAATTAAGCGGCTTGGTCTTATGAACTGTCACCTTTATTTTGAGAATGTGAAATTCCTCACTGTCTGCCATGTGAGAAAACAGCTGCCTCTGGCTGGTCTTCTTAACTAACCGCCAGTTTCCACGTATTTCCCTTTGTTGCTTCCGTACTTATTACCCCCTATACATTTGACACCTCTCTATTGACGGCACAGGCTGCATAGTCAGGTCACAGGTCACCAAAACACAACGCTCCCTGCACATCTGTCACTGCTGAATGTATGCAGACTTTATGTCAGTCTCGTTTAATTGTATTGACATTTTCCAGAGGAACAACaaaagaaagggaaaaaaaactatgagAACAGTTAAGTAATGTACATCAGTTACAACTTGTATTCAATCAAAACTTTGTTCAATTTCCTTAGACTCAGGCAGGAATGCCTGATTTTAAAGTGTCAATCAAGAGCTTCTTAAAAGCCTAAACACTGCTGTAATCTTCCTGTCATGCTGCAACCCTCTTGTTCCTTTGTAAGCCCTCCTTGTCTGCCTGCATTAGACCTTGAGGTTGAACTCCCTCTTTGGCAAATGCAGCTATACCAGGTTCTATTAGCATCACAACCAGTCTAATGCATCCTGAAAGGTGTTATTACTCTGTATACTGCCAACACTATTTAAGATTTGTGCGCACACATACTGCAACATCTACAGTTGTTATAtgctatttattcatttatttaaatagatttaaaactgagtaaaatgacaataaatatgcactttattttttcatatattCAGCTGTATGGATTCGGTTtgctataaatattaatatggTTTTCTTTATGTCACTAACAAAAACATCAGCAAATACCAGAAttcatttcttatttttttttttttaatggtaaaaaCCCTCATATAGCACTGTGCAGAGAGAGGCTACTCTCGCTGCCCCTATCCACCAGTGCAATAACAGAAGGCCTTGTACAGTATAGGAAGTGAGGCTGTATCAGGGTAGTGAGCGAGACTTATAAAGTGATGGAtttaaaacaagacaaaaaaaaaaaaagatttaccTGGCGGGTGTGGATCTGCCCAGGATTCTTGAAACTTCCCTGACAGCTGCACTCTGAAACGCTGTAAGGGTCAGAGCTGTTGGAGGAGCACTTTGAGAGGGAGTCACAGCCCACTACAAAGGTGTTGTCCAGCGGGAGATCCTGAATGACGTGATGTTTCTTGGGAGCGACGGGGGTCTCTGGTTTAATTTGGAAAGTTGGTTGAGGGGATGCAGACTTGTAGTGCTTCGCCAAGTCTGGGCTGTCAGGTTTAAAGGTGGTTGGTGTGGTGGCCCAATTGTATTTTCCCATGGTCTGCTCCTCCAGCTCTACTGGGAGGTCCAAGGTTCCATTTATGTGCTCATGGGAAGGATCATCTGGCTTTGATTCTTCAATCGTGACAAAGTTCAGCAGGAGGCTCTTTGGAGacctcttctttttcttcttcttctttttcgtTTGACGATTCTCTTGATTGGGTGACACCCACTCGCCACTCTGCTTGGCCTTCTGAACCACCTTGTGTCTTGGCGTCTGACGGCAGCGCACCAGAGCAGTCACaaaaatgaccaagatgacCGTCATCGTGCCTGCAATGATAGCGATGACGACAATAATGTAGCTGTTAGCATGAGGTGTAACCTCATTGTCACCGACATTGCGATCTAAAGGGGTCTCAAGACTCTTGCGCAGTTGCTCTTGAATGAAGGTGGCATTGGACACTGTTTCATTCACAAATAAATGGACCAGGGAAATGGCATACAAGGACTCTGGCTGCCCCAGGTCCTTGACCTTAACCACCAGTCTGTGAAGGCCCTGATCAGCCGGGACAATCTTTTCTTGCAAAGTAATGTTTCCAGTTGTTTTGTCAATGGCAAACAGGCCCTTTGGAGATCCCCCAATAATACTGTACTGAAGCTCTGCATTCATTCCTGTGTCATTGTCTATGGCAAAGACTCTTGTCACCACAGACCCAGGGCTGGTTGTAGACTGAACGAGGTCATATGAGTAGTTTGATGAGGGGATAACAAAAACTGGCCGGTTGTCATTTACATCTACAACATTGATGGTGACTTTAGCAAACGAGACACATTGCGGTCGACCTCCATCCACTGCCTTCACCACAAAGCTGTAGGAGCTTTGCTGTTCCCTGTCAAATGTAATGTTTGGTTTGATTACACCAGTTTTTGGGTCAATGATAAAGTTATCCTTGCCATtcaatatggacagtgtgaccACAGCATTATCACCAGCATCTGCATCTGTGACTGTGATCAAGCCTACTGTTCCATGTAAGGGCAGGTTTTCAGGCACATAAAAGTTATACTCTGGGTGCGTGAAGGCTGGACTATTGTCATTAACGTCTTGCACTATGACTTTCACGGTGACATTGTTCTGAAGAGGTGGCAAGCCGCTGTCCCTCACCACAACAGTGAAGGAGTACTTGTCCTGCTTTTCCCTATCCAGTCTTTTCCCAACGGAAAGGATACCTGATCGCCGATCAATGTTAAAAGCCTCAGGTGGATTGGGACCCAGCGTATAAGAAATCTCTGCATTGCGGCCACTATCTGCGTCGGTGGCACTGATTTTTATGAGCTGCGTAGAGGGGTCATTGTTTTCTGGAATGGAGAGTTGGATTTCAGGCTGAGGAAAGATGGGCGAATTGTCATTTTCGTCCTTGATTTTTATTAGGACCATAGCCGAGGTGTTTAAAGGAGGTTTTCCAGAATCCGAGGCCACTATCCTGATGGCATACTCCCTTGTCGTCTCATAATCGAGAGGAGCTGCAGTTTCTAATAGGAACTGGTTGTCAAAAACAGGCTTCAGCCTAAATGGGACATCATGGTCGGTATAGCATGTCACTTTTCCATTCAGATCAGCATCCCTGTCTGTCACTGTAATTAGAGCTATTTTAGTGTTAAGAGGAGCATTTTCTGACAACAACACAGTGCCGTTGACAGGGTTCATTATATAGCGTGTGTCAATGGATGGGACGTTGTCATTAATGTCTGTGACATTGACTGTCACTGTGGCTCTGGAAGGGGTGGAGCTGCCGTCGCTCGCTAGCACAATGAGCTTGTGAACTGGAGTCACCTCCCTGTCCAACTGCTGCCTTATCGTGATCAGTCCAGTAGTGCTGTCAATGGTAAAGAGCTGTTTGGTGGCAGGAGAGATCTGATTGCTGAAGGAGAAGTGGATCTGTGCATTGGATCCCAAGTCAGCATCTGTGGCGTGGAGCTGAGTGACAGAAGTGCCAACTGGAGCATTCTCTGGGACATGCACTTCCACGTCATTCTCCTTAAACACCGGTTGGTTGTCATTCACGTCTGAAATGGTGACCTGCAGAATGGCTGTGCTGGACTTGGGGGGAGTCCCTCCATCTTCTACTTTGATCTTCATCACAAACGTGTCCTTCTGCTCACGGTCAAGGCTCTGTTGAACAATAAGCTGAGGCCACTTGTCACCTTCTGGAGTCTCGATGATGTCAAGCCCAAATTCAGTCACGCtctacaaataaaaacaaaaaagaggaGAAAATTAGTATGTTTCACCATGGAAATGCCAGACTAAAGAATGTTTTAATAACTATTGAATGCACTGCATCAAGGTGAAAGACCTTCTGTTAAAATGTGTTAGGTGTCGAGAGAGACAACAATTACGGAGATATTGACTTAGTGATGAATTTGGTCAAATCTAATTCTTGTGAAAATATTATTATGCATTAATATTAAATGGAAATTGTCACTTTTTTAACTTTGAACTGAATAAGCAAAGCATGAAACAGGCAGCTAATTGAAGAATTcgtaatttttatatatattctaaatcattaatgatgaaaaaaaataattttggcaTCCAAATACAGCAATTAAAAATGCTTCAGAGGAATGTTCACATAACTAAATCAGAGAACTGTTTGTTATCTAATGTTGGTCCTTCAATAATAGGGTGATTTTAGGTCGTTCCCTTCCCTGGTGTGTTCTCCAATACAGCACCAAGAATGAGATTTCATTCTGACCTCACTATCTTTGAGCTGCTTTTGTGGAAAATAGGCAGCTTGCAAAATTTCAAGGGCAGTTCATACTCAAGAAAGACTATTGAAAAAGAAGTCAAAGAGCTAAGGTCCCGTTTCAAAAATGCTACGCACCTGCTATAGATTAAAGATGTGCACACCTAATGCTCACGTTAAAGAAGTCCCACTCTCACAGAGGGCTGAATCTAAACAACATCACTGCAGAATTAGACAAAAATGCAGATGTAATCCAATGAGAAACAGGTATCGGTGGTTCAAAGTAATTACAGTACAATTATAGATCAACTAACTGGAAAAGTTGTTTCAGTATTTACGATGtaagacaaagaaaggagacaaaattaaaaaaagaaaaaaggcagAGTCAAAAGCTTAatcaagattttttttgttcaaaaCAACTTGTCTTAACATACATGAAATGAGATAAATtacatgattattattattattattattattattattatttaatgacaGAGGAGAACACACTGGCCACCTGTAAACTACTGTTCAGAACAATTTAAATGTATCCTCAAATCTGCCTGGTAACTGTCAAGCATTTGAGCATTGTCTTCTGTCATGGGGATTGAGTATGTTCTGCTTACTGTGCTGCAAGACTGACAACGTTGTGACAAGTATAATGTTCTGCTCATTTCAGTGTTTCCAAACTTTCCACTTTGGATGACGAGTGAAGTACTTTTAATTTGACAATGTAGCCGTCACTGCCATTTGAGTTAATGATCAGTCGTCTCCATTTTTCAGTCCATGCGAAAGAAACTTATTGGACTGTAATTACCCCAGATTTGAAACAATCAAAATATTAAGAAATAACCCACATAACATGTGATAACATGAAATAACATGAGTTAGCGACAATAACTGTGATGTCTGTGACAAAGTTTAAAGAGCTAGGTAAGGAGCAGGCACTGATTACAGCACGTTACCACACCCAGCACACGgtgaaccacctcagggatgagaacctgagtgcagccatgcggcAGGCGATACCTCAGCAGCAAactagtctgaatggaccagtgtgagttttttttccagtggctggaatgCCAATCCTGCCCCCAAGTTTTTCACTGCAAGCTGGAGAACctccttgcagggctggataCAGATTAATGTCATatccaggacaaagcaattgcaggttaagggcccaacagaaTAGAATCACTGCGGGCCTTCCAGCTGCTGGCATAGATcgctagcctcagagccaccactctgcccAGTATAGAACAAAGTTTAAAGAAGAGGTTCTAAAAACtttgttcattattttcaaGCTAATACTCATTATTTCTGTAGCATCTAATGAAATATCTCTTTACAGTGAATAAATCAGATTTGCCCTTAAATGTACACTGCCCACATTTACAGCCTTAATAAGAGAataactgaaaacagaaaaccaGACCGGCCTAGACCATTCTGTGGTGAGACAGCAAGCATGAATCTGCAGGAAGACAGCCCTCTGCCCCAGTGAAGACAAGCTCAATAGTTAGGATTATCAGAAGATGCACCGTCGAATCAATTTGATGACCTTTATGAAACTGACGGAGACTGAAAACTACCAGTGAATATAACAGACCTTCATATTAGTAGCTGATCTAGAGTGATGTACACTGATCTGGCAATGAGACTGACCAACATGTCATTTTTTGATATAgtgttgatagatagatagatagatagatagatagatagatagatagatagatagatactgacTGAAGAGAATAACCCAAAATGCCATTTTTATGAGCCTACTACTCACACCATGCCCTGAGGTTACACttcattactattattattattattattattattattattattattattacatcataatttatttttgtaatagcAAAGCCGCATTTAACCATGCATCATGTCACTATGCCTGAGCTGACCGTGCTCGTTTCACATGACATCGCTGTCGCCTGCCAGGTGGCGCGACAAGTGCTTCCACGCCGCCTTGTCCACCTCAGCAGGCACAGAagaaaatgacgttcaataaatgCCATCTTACTCGCAGATCAAAGGCACAGCAATCGGACCCACTGTTCTGAGTCCTCTTTATATTTTTTCCTCTCCATTTTAGCTTTTAGAAATTGTCATTCTTATTCCGGGTTTATTATAACACTTGCTGCTGAAAATCTGCAGCAGTAATGGAGACCACTGTGGCACTTGATGGCACTCGCTGCAGCACCATGCTGAGACGGAACAAGGAGCCCAGGGAAGATAGTCACTGTGCATTGAGCTTTGCAGATAGATCTGCATCTCCTCTGACTTGCCTTCTCCCCTCAAAAGACATGGCTCATTTGAAATCCACCCCTTCAACTAGCACATACTTCAGAATTTGTTTTGTTGATCTTCTCTTCCAGCAATCTGTCACTTTTATAGTAAGATTTGTTTCAAGTATACACAGAACTGCTGGGAAACTAACTTATGGAAGAGAGTCACTAAATGAATATTGTGATGAGATTTTGAGAAGCTTATTTCTACATTTTTTTGggcagatttatttatttgctttgtttatttatttcttttcgAGGACTACTATATCTATAAAACAACATAATACTACCTTGGTTTTTTTCCATACCCTACATTTCTTGAccatacatatttgtttgcatCCTTGTGCCTCCACTTTTGTCTTTTATGACATATTTGCAGATTTAATTTGATGTGAGCTTTGGTAGTATCATCCATATCCACTTGATTTCCCCCATTTTGACAaaaatgtgaggcataaataaataattatttttctggcTGAGAAAAGAGTGGTGCTTCTTCATTGTGATGCGGAGGAACATTATGCTGGTTATTTTCCAAGCATAAACAATTGTAGTCAGACTCTCATCAATTCAAGGCAGAGCAGCAAAGGGACCTTGGCAGAGATAAACCctctttaaaaatgcaaattggTAATCAAGTCAAACACAGAAAGTGGGGAATTCTCATaattctcagaaaaaaaggtacAAATTGCTCTTCAGACTGTAATGTTggatatatatttatttatttagtaccTAAATTCTGGTGGAATAgcaattatttattcatttgcccccccccccccccccccattacttTTGGCTCCCATTTTTATGGAAAAGCATTACACCAGACCCTCTTCACTTCGTTTTATAACAGGGTTATAATATTATTTACGTCTATATAGTTCATGATTCATATACTACAGGATGCGGGATTTCTGAGTGTTTTTAAAACCCATGAAACAGCAAAAACAACGCTAATTGCTCCGGCCAGCAGTTGACATGTCTGCGGTGCTCTTTGTGTTTGTCATTTAAATGGAATACAAgtcacattttgttgtttttgagctATAATTGCATATGTTAGCCCTCTCAGGATATTGCACCATTTTTCATAAACCTTCAATTAACAGATGAGTGAGAAGATCCGAGTGGTGCACAAGGAACTGATTAATATTTTCCAATTAAAGACCTACCACGACACCATTTATCATTCGTTATTCCATGTGGACTCAATAAGTCACATTATGATTACCATACTGAGGCGATCAGAATCTCAAATATAGTGCTGAGGACTTTTCAGCCAGGCATTGTCATTATCAATCTGCCAGTGAAAGGTATTTTCATAGCCTAATTTAATCACTGCGCAGCATCATCATAATAGCAGTGAAATACCACAAGTGTTTTCCTTATTCCTGTCATTCACCACATGTCCACTATAAAAGCCGTCATACAGCTAAACGATCGAAGACAGGTCACATATTCAAGCCTAAAAATGTATCTCATCATTCTCAGGGGCTGGATGGCTTTGGCTCCATTTAGCCAACATAATTATATCTGGCCAAGTGGGATAATAAAATCCAGTCAGCTGATCCACTTTAACAGCATCTAAAGAGACACTTCATGGAGTTTGGAGGCTGTACAAGTTTAACTATAATCATAAAGGACGTCTTGAAAATAAATTCTGCAGAAGAAAACAGCATTGCTGTTGTTGCTTTACAAAAGGAGAAGAGAACAACTAAGATAATTAAACACACTGAAAATGACACACATGCATTCATTTGTTGAGATCAGTATCTGTTGTAATTTCTTAGTTTTCAAATAGTAATTGGTGAAAAGATTCACCTTTACAAGCTCGTAGTGTTGAATCCCATTGATTCCCACATCTGGGTCCAAAGCAGAGGGCACAGGGTAACGGGAGTTAATGGCTGTGTTCTCTGGGATGGAAATGTTGATGACCGTGGACTGGAAGAGTGGGGCATTATCATTGATGTCCTCTATCTGAAAGCGGATCTTGACGAGGCGGAAAATCTCATCGGGCAGCACAGCCACCTCGATTTCATAGAAGCAGCGCTTTTCAGTGAAGACGCCAGAGCAGAGCTTCTCACGGTCGATGCGGTTGGAGGTGGTGAAGATGTCCCCAGAGCTCGCCTCCACTCTCACTAAAGGTACGTCCCCAGTCTTGTAAACGGGCTTGAACTGCAAGGGTGAGGAGAGCTTGACATCTGGGTCGAGGGCCAGGTCCAGGTCTTTGCGAAGGTTCCCGATCCGCACATTCTCCGGCAACTCCTCTCGAACTGTATATTCCCTCTCCTGTGCCCAGGACTGCAAGGCCAGGCAGATGAGCAAACCCACCAGCAGATATACCTCACACGGTAAGTCCATTTCAGAAGGGGTGAGGACCTACCTGAAAGGTTCTGGCACAAAAACAGGAAAGAAATTAAACCGATGCATCAAAGattcacaaataaacatcaaacaTTCAAGGTACCACACTTTCTTAACCTATtattaaaatgataataatactAATTATCAGTATCCTCACCATgacacagtatttttttttgtaaatgtatcTGGTGCAATTTGCAGAATTTCAACTGTGTCCATGTATAGCTTCACacttataattatatattataatctGGTCATCATCCCAGCCAGCTGGAGTTACGCAACATACCGCCACCACAGTCTACCTTCTCCTGAAAATCTAAATGTCACACACATGAAAAGTTAACTTGTCCGGTgtcatttattcattatttaattacgTTTAGGGTGACATTTCTGTGGACAATCGTTCTGTATTAAGTGAGCTATTTGGCGGCAATGTGACAGGAGGGTCCAGTCCTACACATACACTCAAATCAGCGAATGATAATCTCATATActatcatataatgtttttgaatATGTGTTAAATAACTATGTCCATTCCTGTATCTTTCTCATTATACTTGATTATTTCTATCTGTAcgaatattttatttcagtagACTCTTGTACAGATGGATTTTAAATTTGCTGTATGGTTATATTTTAGTCTATTGGGTAAAATTGCTACATTTTACATTAcatcacttaaaaaaaaatacagcgaCTGTATTTTGCTCAGCATGCGCTACGTATCAATAGAATCTGCAGTGCCCGTTTGTTAAAACAGCCGATGACTTCACAATGAACTTGGGTATcgaaataaatatttacttcAATTTATAAATATGTTAGACATCTGTGCATAGCCCAAAATACATTTCTtgataaaaattaatttaacagTATGCGATGATGTGCAGAGACAAAGAAGATTATCTTGCACTCTATGTAGGTTGCCATCCATTAAAATTTTACCAACAGAGTCATGAAATCGCAACACCTCCGAAAGTGAACACCCTCTTCCTCCCTCTTAAATAACAGTCTGCTTATTTTTCGTATTTAACAATGTCAGATGAAAGCAGCCGAAAAGACCATTGTGGAATATAACTCACAGTTCAGACATGGGACAACCATTTCATCCAATCAGTAGCATGATGGATTGTGGACAAAGAGCCTGTGGGTTTTAGCACCATCCAACATGATTTGTAAAACAGTGCTTTGGTCCCCAATGCCAATTTGTTTGATAACAACACAAATCCAATTCAagcagaatataaataaaaatggctgAAGGGCTGAATTCCCCAGTAAGCAGCAAAAGCTCAAGTAGGTCACTGTAAAACTGGCAGGTTAGATGCCTTGCTGTTTCCAGAGCCCTACATCGTTATTGTTTTACAAAAAGCTTAAGGCTGCATCAATCTTCAGATTAAAGTCTATACATGAGTTATTGTTATTTCAATTAATTCAGCAGAGTCTAAATGTAGTGGAAGGAAACGAAAACtctaaaaaacaaaactgcatgGATTACTACAAAACGATTACCTACATCCTTGTTGATCTGACTATAAGGCCAGACACTACAGATATGACTGTACTTCTTAGGGGTATAAATCATAAACCTTGTCACAATATGATTCAGTTTTTCAAGGCAGCAATTTGATGTCTAGTGATATCTGAAACGTTACTGCAATAACAATTCAGTACTACGTTATCAGTATTTTCAACAAAGtgaaacatttaacataaaactgATTTTAGCAGAATTTATTTGAATTCAAAAAAACTTCTCAATGAATGTTTTCAATTTAACAACACAGTATGCTGAAAAAACTGTACGTCTCAAAAACACGAAACTAACCTGCACAAGAAGCAATGTCTtgtatttatactttaattaattaacaaaaaaactaTTTCTAGATATGTATACAGTAGCTTACTCTCTGGAAAGCTAGTAACACAGGGGTAGTGCGCTACATAACATGTACCATAATGAATTGGTCTCTACTCTCTAAGGTGAGTCTCTAGATTGCTCTATGTGTAAGATTTTTTCCAGATTTTCTTTTCAGCAATGTTTCAACATGTCGTCATGATTTAATGATATGAATCAATATTTGTTAACTGGGTCGATTAAATCATATTGTGGCCTTAACCATCGAGGAactgttacacccctagtaCTTACAGTCGTGCTCAAATGACTGAAACTGTTTAAAAATGGCAATAACTGTTGTCGAAAGCATCCAAAATACTAAATGGGACTAGGATATAGTAATCATTTCATGAGAGTTATTATTATCTTTGTGTTCATCATGCTGCATAAAAACAAAGCCCCTTAGGTGTGAGTACTGCCGGTCCGGAGACTCATTCTCCCAGCACAGCAAAAGTGCAGCGAACAGGAATGCAGCTGTGCCTGTGGCATCATACTGTGCTATATCATTCACAATTTTATTAGAAAGTCTCAACACAGACAATCTACCTCATTAAAGAACCACAAGAGTCTGCAGCTGCTGGAACCGCGGCCTCGAGGCTGTTGGCCCCAGGACTCTTTGGGCAGTAGCCAAACAGTAAacaagtggtggtcagcagactATATAACATTCCTCTGCAAATTCCAGCTCGCAGAATCTGGCTTCCCATCTAGACGCTGCTTCTTGAGTGCCCTCGGTAGGGCTGCGTTTATCGCCACGTACATGTCAGAAAATAAGCAGCATTCCACACTACTGAGATCTTCTCATAATTCAATGGCATTCATTATTTTGTAATCATAGTGCATCCCGATTATTTTTGCATGAGAGATGTGAATTTTCCAGAAGTAGGTCATGCACTTTTGAGTCTTCCTCATGTAATGTATACCCTTGTGTACTCCcttgtttcattgtttttttgcagttttgtgGAAAGAAACGTCCACGACAGCTGCTCTTCTGGGAATACATTATGAGTTTGCATTTACactacatgttttttttttcctcttttattTTGCCACAACTTTTACTACCATGAGAGAAAAGAACAAGTTATTAGCAAATACTTTTAAAAGATGATACATCTTGCTTC from Paramormyrops kingsleyae isolate MSU_618 chromosome 10, PKINGS_0.4, whole genome shotgun sequence encodes the following:
- the pcdh11 gene encoding protocadherin-11 X-linked isoform X1, with the translated sequence MDLPCEVYLLVGLLICLALQSWAQEREYTVREELPENVRIGNLRKDLDLALDPDVKLSSPLQFKPVYKTGDVPLVRVEASSGDIFTTSNRIDREKLCSGVFTEKRCFYEIEVAVLPDEIFRLVKIRFQIEDINDNAPLFQSTVINISIPENTAINSRYPVPSALDPDVGINGIQHYELVKSVTEFGLDIIETPEGDKWPQLIVQQSLDREQKDTFVMKIKVEDGGTPPKSSTAILQVTISDVNDNQPVFKENDVEVHVPENAPVGTSVTQLHATDADLGSNAQIHFSFSNQISPATKQLFTIDSTTGLITIRQQLDREVTPVHKLIVLASDGSSTPSRATVTVNVTDINDNVPSIDTRYIMNPVNGTVLLSENAPLNTKIALITVTDRDADLNGKVTCYTDHDVPFRLKPVFDNQFLLETAAPLDYETTREYAIRIVASDSGKPPLNTSAMVLIKIKDENDNSPIFPQPEIQLSIPENNDPSTQLIKISATDADSGRNAEISYTLGPNPPEAFNIDRRSGILSVGKRLDREKQDKYSFTVVVRDSGLPPLQNNVTVKVIVQDVNDNSPAFTHPEYNFYVPENLPLHGTVGLITVTDADAGDNAVVTLSILNGKDNFIIDPKTGVIKPNITFDREQQSSYSFVVKAVDGGRPQCVSFAKVTINVVDVNDNRPVFVIPSSNYSYDLVQSTTSPGSVVTRVFAIDNDTGMNAELQYSIIGGSPKGLFAIDKTTGNITLQEKIVPADQGLHRLVVKVKDLGQPESLYAISLVHLFVNETVSNATFIQEQLRKSLETPLDRNVGDNEVTPHANSYIIVVIAIIAGTMTVILVIFVTALVRCRQTPRHKVVQKAKQSGEWVSPNQENRQTKKKKKKKKRSPKSLLLNFVTIEESKPDDPSHEHINGTLDLPVELEEQTMGKYNWATTPTTFKPDSPDLAKHYKSASPQPTFQIKPETPVAPKKHHVIQDLPLDNTFVVGCDSLSKCSSNSSDPYSVSECSCQGSFKNPGQIHTRQNRGQHPDASFPSIQPTCPHKTQRRVTFHLPDGSQESCSDSGLGDQELTSCTSTTQPLPLGFPQEEFYEQTSPNSRTEGDGNSDPESTIEVNLQRAMAEASETCTQECLILGHSDSCWMPPALTQFQPSHNATLPNFSFQQGWSCGTKSDGCHTLGRSMPKDELDKGSNRPQFYNTIERHCSNKEDPVKVIPLANFTPSAQQSPATGGTSAFIHEHQL
- the pcdh11 gene encoding protocadherin-11 X-linked isoform X3, producing the protein MDLPCEVYLLVGLLICLALQSWAQEREYTVREELPENVRIGNLRKDLDLALDPDVKLSSPLQFKPVYKTGDVPLVRVEASSGDIFTTSNRIDREKLCSGVFTEKRCFYEIEVAVLPDEIFRLVKIRFQIEDINDNAPLFQSTVINISIPENTAINSRYPVPSALDPDVGINGIQHYELVKSVTEFGLDIIETPEGDKWPQLIVQQSLDREQKDTFVMKIKVEDGGTPPKSSTAILQVTISDVNDNQPVFKENDVEVHVPENAPVGTSVTQLHATDADLGSNAQIHFSFSNQISPATKQLFTIDSTTGLITIRQQLDREVTPVHKLIVLASDGSSTPSRATVTVNVTDINDNVPSIDTRYIMNPVNGTVLLSENAPLNTKIALITVTDRDADLNGKVTCYTDHDVPFRLKPVFDNQFLLETAAPLDYETTREYAIRIVASDSGKPPLNTSAMVLIKIKDENDNSPIFPQPEIQLSIPENNDPSTQLIKISATDADSGRNAEISYTLGPNPPEAFNIDRRSGILSVGKRLDREKQDKYSFTVVVRDSGLPPLQNNVTVKVIVQDVNDNSPAFTHPEYNFYVPENLPLHGTVGLITVTDADAGDNAVVTLSILNGKDNFIIDPKTGVIKPNITFDREQQSSYSFVVKAVDGGRPQCVSFAKVTINVVDVNDNRPVFVIPSSNYSYDLVQSTTSPGSVVTRVFAIDNDTGMNAELQYSIIGGSPKGLFAIDKTTGNITLQEKIVPADQGLHRLVVKVKDLGQPESLYAISLVHLFVNETVSNATFIQEQLRKSLETPLDRNVGDNEVTPHANSYIIVVIAIIAGTMTVILVIFVTALVRCRQTPRHKVVQKAKQSGEWVSPNQENRQTKKKKKKKKRSPKSLLLNFVTIEESKPDDPSHEHINGTLDLPVELEEQTMGKYNWATTPTTFKPDSPDLAKHYKSASPQPTFQIKPETPVAPKKHHVIQDLPLDNTFVVGCDSLSKCSSNSSDPYSVSECSCQGSFKNPGQIHTRQIISTRESITASPPNTDLKPLLPK